From a single Calothrix sp. NIES-2098 genomic region:
- a CDS encoding ABC transporter-related protein has translation MRETILEVRNLQVEFSSDGNIVKAVDGISFQLHRGETLGIVGESGSGKSVTSLAVMGLLQSPGRVSGGEIWFRHQENGTPINLAELPPEQMQLYRGGDIAMIFQEPMSSLNPVYNIGFQLTEAIMRHQKVSVNEARKIAIAGLQEVKLLPSDDQIGQQYLDTWSQTNPNSPKPDEQKLAQLVKQHKESMLERYPHQLSGGQLQRVMIAMAISCNPLLLIADEPTTALDVTVQATILELMRELQQRRDMAMIFITHDLGLISEVADRVAVMYRGKIVEYNTAAEIFSNPQHPYTKGLVACRPTLNRHPQKLLTVSDYMSAEETPSGELLIQAKEPSPPPEVSREETVKRLADLNEKQPLLQIRNLKVGFPVKGLFGGTKRYTMAVNGVSFEVKPGETVGLVGESGCGKTTLGRTLLRLIEPMSGQIVFEGQDITTLKGEPLQKLRREMQIVFQNPFSSLDPRMKVGDAIVEPLVIHSVGKTKQQRRERVVELLERVGLSADAINRYPHQFSGGQRQRICIARSLALNPKFIICDESVSALDVSVQAQVLNLLKELQDDFKLTYIFISHDLSVVKFMSDRILVMNRGQIVEQGTAESIYREPKEEYTQNLIAAIPTGSPERMRNRQQRAS, from the coding sequence ATGAGAGAAACTATCCTAGAGGTTCGCAATCTTCAAGTTGAATTTTCCAGTGATGGCAATATCGTCAAAGCTGTTGATGGAATCTCTTTTCAACTGCATCGGGGAGAGACTTTAGGAATTGTAGGAGAGTCGGGAAGCGGTAAATCAGTCACATCCCTAGCCGTAATGGGTTTGTTGCAAAGTCCCGGTAGAGTGAGTGGCGGGGAAATCTGGTTTCGCCATCAGGAAAATGGTACGCCAATTAATTTAGCCGAGTTACCGCCGGAGCAAATGCAGCTATATCGAGGCGGCGACATCGCGATGATTTTTCAAGAACCAATGAGTTCGCTGAATCCGGTTTATAACATTGGGTTTCAGCTAACTGAAGCGATTATGCGCCATCAGAAGGTGTCAGTCAATGAAGCGCGAAAAATTGCGATCGCAGGTTTGCAAGAAGTCAAACTCCTCCCCAGCGATGACCAGATAGGACAGCAATATCTCGATACTTGGAGTCAAACTAACCCAAATTCACCTAAACCTGACGAGCAAAAGTTAGCCCAGTTAGTGAAGCAGCACAAAGAATCGATGCTAGAACGCTACCCGCATCAACTTTCTGGGGGTCAGTTACAGCGGGTGATGATTGCAATGGCGATTTCCTGCAATCCATTGTTATTGATTGCTGACGAACCAACTACAGCCTTAGATGTGACAGTACAAGCAACAATTCTCGAATTGATGCGAGAATTGCAGCAGCGCCGCGACATGGCAATGATTTTCATCACCCACGACTTAGGATTAATTTCGGAAGTAGCTGACCGAGTGGCGGTGATGTATCGCGGCAAAATTGTCGAATATAATACAGCCGCAGAAATTTTTAGCAATCCTCAACATCCATATACTAAAGGTTTAGTCGCTTGCCGTCCCACACTTAACCGCCATCCCCAAAAACTGCTGACAGTTTCTGACTACATGAGTGCGGAGGAAACCCCAAGCGGAGAATTGCTCATTCAGGCGAAAGAACCTTCACCACCTCCTGAAGTTAGTAGGGAAGAGACAGTTAAAAGATTAGCTGACCTCAACGAAAAGCAACCTCTCCTACAAATCCGCAATCTTAAGGTTGGTTTCCCTGTTAAGGGCTTGTTTGGCGGGACAAAACGCTACACTATGGCAGTGAATGGCGTTTCCTTTGAAGTCAAACCAGGGGAAACAGTGGGATTAGTGGGAGAATCGGGTTGCGGTAAAACTACCCTCGGTAGAACTTTGCTGCGGTTAATTGAACCGATGAGTGGTCAGATTGTATTTGAGGGACAAGATATTACCACCCTCAAAGGCGAACCGTTGCAGAAACTCCGGCGCGAAATGCAAATAGTCTTCCAAAATCCTTTTAGTTCCCTCGATCCGCGGATGAAGGTTGGGGACGCAATTGTGGAACCTTTGGTAATTCACTCTGTGGGTAAGACAAAGCAACAACGGCGAGAACGGGTAGTTGAACTTTTAGAACGGGTGGGATTGAGTGCAGATGCGATCAACCGTTATCCACATCAATTTTCTGGCGGTCAACGCCAACGGATTTGTATCGCCCGTTCTTTGGCGTTAAATCCCAAATTTATTATCTGCGATGAATCGGTTTCTGCACTGGATGTCTCTGTGCAAGCGCAAGTATTGAATTTGTTGAAAGAATTGCAGGACGATTTTAAATTAACTTACATCTTCATTTCTCACGATTTAAGTGTCGTAAAATTTATGAGCGATCGCATTTTAGTGATGAATCGCGGTCAAATTGTCGAACAAGGCACAGCCGAAAGTATTTATCGCGAGCCTAAAGAAGAGTATACGCAAAATTTAATCGCTGCGATTCCCACTGGTAGCCCCGAACGGATGCGAAATCGTCAACAGCGCGCATCCTAG
- a CDS encoding single-strand binding protein, with amino-acid sequence MNSCVLMAEIVQEPQLRYTTDKLAVTEMLVQFPNSQKAEDAPATLKVIGWGNLATEIQENYHQGDRVILVGRLGMNTIDRPEGFKEKRAELTVQQIQNVGSNFDFSAAPSVARNSSSETSSRPAASPVASSPQQNASYESARPAPTPATSTAGVVPRVSNPEPAPQPTNFERTTYPAVKEEEPNIDDIPF; translated from the coding sequence ATGAATAGCTGCGTTTTGATGGCGGAAATTGTACAAGAACCGCAACTACGTTATACAACAGATAAATTGGCAGTGACGGAAATGTTGGTGCAATTTCCTAATTCCCAAAAAGCAGAAGATGCACCAGCTACCTTGAAAGTTATAGGTTGGGGGAATTTAGCCACAGAAATTCAGGAAAATTACCATCAAGGCGATCGCGTCATTTTGGTAGGACGATTAGGAATGAATACTATCGATCGTCCCGAAGGTTTTAAAGAAAAACGTGCTGAATTAACAGTACAGCAGATCCAAAACGTAGGCAGCAATTTTGATTTTAGTGCAGCGCCATCGGTGGCGAGAAATTCATCAAGCGAAACATCCTCGCGTCCAGCGGCTTCCCCTGTCGCCTCCAGCCCCCAACAGAACGCTAGTTATGAGTCAGCGCGTCCTGCACCAACCCCAGCTACTAGTACTGCTGGTGTTGTTCCTAGAGTTAGCAATCCTGAACCTGCGCCCCAACCGACAAATTTTGAGCGCACCACCTATCCAGCAGTTAAAGAAGAAGAACCGAATATCGATGATATTCCTTTCTAG
- a CDS encoding monooxygenase FAD-binding protein — translation MTKSISENPAHEPTVNPAHDIVDVKTTDCCIVGGGPAGAVLALLLARQGIPVMLLEAHKDFDRDFRGDTIHPSVMEIMEELGLSDRLLQLHHTKIRQLQIQTAEDSVTLADFSHLKTNYPYITLLPQVKFLEFITQEAQKYPSFQLVMGANAQELIVENGVVQGVRYRGGGGWHEVRAILTVGADGRHSKLRQLGEFESIETSPPMDVLWFRLPRKSEDAEGGMGRIAQGHILVMLDRGEEWQIAYVIPKDGYQQLRAAGLEELKKSVVEVVPELADRISYLHDWSQVAFLSVESSRVKRWYRQGLLLIGDAAHVMSPVGGVGINYAIQDAVVTANVISKPLKNHNLELKDLAKVQHQRELPTRIIQGFQTFIQKQIFTRILTSDQTFQPPAFLRLPILRDLPARFIGLGIFPVHVET, via the coding sequence ATGACTAAATCCATATCCGAAAATCCTGCTCATGAGCCAACAGTTAATCCTGCCCATGACATTGTAGATGTAAAAACTACCGATTGCTGCATTGTTGGAGGCGGCCCGGCTGGGGCTGTGCTGGCATTGTTGCTAGCGCGTCAAGGTATACCTGTGATGCTATTAGAAGCACACAAAGACTTCGATCGCGATTTTCGTGGCGATACCATTCACCCCTCAGTCATGGAGATTATGGAGGAATTGGGCTTAAGCGATCGCTTGCTGCAACTACACCATACGAAAATTCGCCAATTACAAATCCAAACTGCCGAAGATAGCGTCACTTTGGCAGATTTTAGTCACCTAAAAACCAATTATCCATACATTACATTGCTTCCCCAAGTGAAATTCTTGGAATTTATTACCCAAGAAGCGCAAAAATATCCGAGTTTTCAGTTGGTGATGGGAGCGAATGCCCAAGAATTAATTGTAGAAAATGGGGTAGTTCAGGGTGTACGCTATCGGGGAGGTGGTGGTTGGCATGAAGTACGAGCAATACTTACTGTAGGTGCAGATGGTCGCCACTCCAAGCTCAGACAACTAGGTGAGTTTGAATCGATTGAAACCTCCCCACCAATGGATGTGCTTTGGTTCCGTCTACCTCGCAAATCAGAAGATGCAGAAGGTGGAATGGGACGCATTGCTCAAGGGCACATTCTCGTTATGCTCGATCGGGGTGAAGAATGGCAAATTGCTTATGTCATCCCCAAAGACGGCTATCAACAACTGCGCGCTGCTGGTTTAGAAGAATTAAAAAAATCTGTGGTTGAAGTTGTGCCAGAGTTGGCTGACCGCATTTCTTATTTACATGATTGGTCACAAGTCGCCTTTCTTTCAGTCGAATCTAGCCGCGTCAAACGTTGGTATCGCCAAGGATTGCTACTCATCGGTGACGCTGCTCATGTCATGTCGCCAGTGGGTGGTGTTGGTATTAACTACGCAATTCAAGATGCTGTCGTTACAGCTAATGTCATTAGCAAACCACTTAAGAACCACAATTTAGAACTTAAAGACTTAGCCAAAGTCCAGCATCAAAGAGAATTACCCACAAGGATTATTCAAGGATTTCAAACCTTTATCCAAAAACAGATATTTACTCGCATTCTCACATCAGACCAAACTTTCCAACCACCTGCTTTTCTGCGCTTACCTATCTTGCGCGACCTCCCAGCGCGGTTCATTGGCTTGGGGATTTTCCCGGTTCACGTCGAAACTTAA
- a CDS encoding ABC transporter-like protein: MSQVVLENIYKSFPPRKGESIPSPTPSSLSSGKNNDAQRERADNINVLRRINLTIADGEFMVLVGPSGCGKSTLLRLIAGLEVMTGGNIWIGDRLINDLPPKERDIAMVFQNYALYPHMSVYDNIAFGLRRRFDDREQGSKEAEGEISASQHFPRLAENLLVGMTRSLPKGLRYISAKEREVDLRVRNVAQLLQIEALLNRLPKQLSGGQRQRVALGRAIARNPQVFLMDEPLSNLDAKLRAETRAQIVKLQRQLGTTTIYVTHDQTEAMTMGDRIAIMNLGQIQQVASPLELYNRPNNRFVAEFIGSPPMNFIPVEFHAPLLITHSQFRLTLPEIWGTALQKYDGQTLILGVRPEHLIVSVPATKNLPVQVDLVENLGNDSFISARLGESGFSTNTSDYLQVRVPPERSVSVGDQLWLSLIPDKIHFFDPVTDLAIFPNAD; encoded by the coding sequence GTGTCCCAAGTAGTCTTAGAAAATATTTATAAAAGTTTTCCCCCTCGCAAAGGGGAAAGTATTCCCTCGCCCACTCCATCGTCCTTATCCTCTGGTAAGAACAATGATGCACAGCGAGAGCGTGCAGATAATATCAATGTCCTGCGGCGGATTAACCTAACGATCGCCGATGGGGAATTTATGGTACTAGTGGGGCCTTCTGGTTGCGGTAAAAGTACCCTACTGCGGTTAATTGCTGGCTTGGAAGTGATGACAGGCGGGAATATTTGGATAGGCGATCGCTTAATTAACGATCTCCCACCCAAAGAACGAGACATCGCAATGGTGTTTCAAAATTACGCTCTCTATCCCCATATGTCAGTGTATGACAATATCGCTTTTGGACTGCGACGCCGTTTTGATGATCGGGAGCAAGGGAGCAAGGAAGCAGAGGGAGAAATCTCCGCATCTCAACATTTTCCGCGGTTGGCTGAGAATCTCCTGGTTGGGATGACGCGATCGCTACCTAAAGGACTCCGCTATATTTCCGCAAAGGAACGGGAAGTAGATTTGCGGGTGCGGAATGTTGCGCAATTGTTGCAAATTGAAGCTCTGCTCAATCGTTTACCCAAACAGCTATCTGGGGGACAAAGGCAGAGAGTAGCATTAGGAAGAGCGATCGCGCGCAATCCTCAAGTATTTTTAATGGATGAGCCGCTTTCTAATTTAGATGCGAAATTACGTGCAGAAACCCGCGCGCAAATTGTCAAATTACAGCGCCAGTTGGGGACTACGACAATTTACGTTACCCACGACCAAACCGAAGCCATGACAATGGGCGATCGTATTGCGATTATGAATCTTGGGCAAATTCAGCAAGTTGCTTCTCCCCTAGAACTATACAATCGTCCTAACAATCGCTTCGTTGCGGAATTTATTGGTTCGCCACCGATGAATTTCATTCCTGTAGAGTTTCATGCGCCCCTATTAATAACCCATTCCCAGTTTCGTCTTACCCTCCCAGAAATTTGGGGAACTGCTCTCCAAAAATATGATGGGCAAACTTTAATTTTAGGCGTTCGCCCAGAACACTTAATTGTCAGTGTACCTGCTACAAAAAATCTACCCGTGCAAGTAGATTTAGTAGAAAACTTAGGTAACGATAGTTTTATTAGCGCAAGGCTTGGGGAATCGGGATTTTCTACTAACACCAGTGATTATTTACAAGTGCGAGTCCCACCAGAAAGATCGGTTAGTGTTGGCGATCAATTGTGGTTATCTCTAATTCCAGATAAAATCCACTTTTTTGATCCTGTGACTGATTTAGCAATATTTCCTAATGCTGACTAG
- a CDS encoding LemA family protein, producing MNAMKNSEKRIPEEIAPEVLELASRYYADYTQSYSASELVVAGKEADIPAKFIQQAIRDVELKHKQQLEAQKRLAHLRRTLLIIGVGLVAALTIWTSMTYNSVQRRTIRVEAAWAQVENQLQRRADLIPNLVTVTQNYAKHEKELVLLLVRSHQAYLQAATPDQKVSAIVQINQAIDRFRSYAVVNPQLQSSQLFINLQYELTGTENRIAVERRRYNQAVQIYNQEIHSFPNSLVANTFGFNQKAFFQPTNTKIHQILRE from the coding sequence ATGAATGCTATGAAAAATTCAGAGAAGAGAATTCCCGAAGAAATTGCGCCAGAGGTACTAGAGTTAGCTTCGCGTTACTATGCCGATTACACTCAAAGTTACTCTGCTTCTGAATTGGTGGTGGCTGGAAAAGAAGCGGATATTCCTGCCAAGTTTATTCAGCAAGCAATCCGAGATGTAGAACTCAAGCACAAGCAACAGCTAGAAGCACAAAAGCGGTTAGCGCATCTTCGCCGAACCTTACTAATAATTGGTGTAGGTTTAGTAGCCGCATTAACTATTTGGACTAGCATGACTTACAACTCTGTACAGAGAAGGACTATCAGAGTTGAAGCCGCTTGGGCGCAAGTCGAGAATCAACTTCAGCGACGTGCTGATTTGATACCCAACCTGGTAACTGTAACCCAAAATTATGCCAAACATGAAAAAGAGTTAGTCTTGTTACTAGTGCGATCGCATCAAGCTTATTTACAAGCAGCCACCCCAGATCAAAAAGTGAGTGCGATCGTTCAAATCAATCAAGCAATCGATCGCTTTCGCAGTTATGCAGTTGTCAATCCTCAGTTGCAATCTAGCCAATTGTTTATTAATCTTCAGTATGAGCTAACAGGTACTGAAAATCGCATAGCTGTCGAGCGCAGGCGTTATAACCAAGCAGTACAAATTTATAACCAGGAAATTCATAGTTTTCCTAACTCTTTAGTAGCTAATACTTTTGGTTTTAATCAAAAAGCATTCTTCCAACCTACTAATACCAAAATTCACCAAATTCTTAGAGAATAA
- a CDS encoding nucleotidyl transferase — MRAVLMAGGSGTRLRPLTCDLPKPMVPILNRPIAEHIINLLKRHQITEVIATLHYLPDVLRDYFQDGDDFGVQMTYAVEEDQPLGTAGCVKNIAELLDETFLVISGDSITDFDLTAAIEFHKQKKSKATLILTRVPNPIEFGVVITDEEGRINRFLEKPSTSEIFSDTVNTGTYILEPEVLEYLPDNTETDFSKDLFPLLLAKNEPMYGYIAQGYWCDVGHLDAYREAQYDALYGKVKLDFAYTEISPGIWKGQNTYIDHTAIIESPAIIGDNCRIGARVQIEAGTVIGDNVTIGADANLKRPIVWNGAIIGEEAQLSACVISRGTRVDRRANVLEASVVGSLSTVGEEAQISPGVRVWPSKKIESGAVLNINLIWGNTAQRNLFGQRGVQGLANIDITPEFAVKLGAAYGSTLKPGSKVTVSRDQRNVSRMVTRSLIAGLMSVGVDIQNLDATAVPIARTVIPTMSVAGGIHVRVHPDRPDYILIEFMDNKGINISKAQEKKIEGAYFKEDMRRAQIHEIGDVAYPSQVNDRYCTAFEKLLHVSTLRNSRAKVVIDYVYSVTGAVLPQMLDKFGADAVVLNASLNKHAVSTTEREGLLTQLGHVVEALKANFGVQVSANGEQLILVDESGIPIRGEMLTALMVDMILTSNPRGTVVVPVHASSAVEQVARRHDGKVIRTKANPTALMEASQKYPNVVLAGSGDTGFIFPHLHPGFDAMFCIAKLIEMLTIQERSLATVRAELPRVIHRSHTVRCPWSAKGALMRYLVETHPAQNLELIDGVKIGQSHDDSWLLVLPDASEPVVHLFANSNERDWVDETLRNYRSRVQIFVERQQEQHPAEVQ; from the coding sequence ATGCGTGCAGTGCTGATGGCAGGCGGTTCGGGAACGCGGCTTCGTCCCTTAACTTGCGATTTGCCCAAACCAATGGTGCCGATCTTAAATCGACCGATTGCCGAACATATTATCAATCTCCTCAAACGGCATCAAATCACAGAAGTAATTGCAACACTGCATTATTTACCTGATGTCCTGCGAGACTACTTTCAAGATGGTGATGATTTTGGCGTACAGATGACCTATGCTGTGGAAGAAGATCAACCTCTTGGAACAGCTGGCTGTGTGAAAAATATTGCCGAACTTTTAGATGAAACCTTTTTAGTAATTAGTGGTGATAGCATAACAGATTTCGATTTAACAGCGGCAATTGAATTTCACAAACAAAAAAAGTCCAAAGCTACTTTGATTTTGACCCGCGTCCCAAATCCAATTGAATTTGGAGTAGTGATTACTGATGAAGAAGGTCGAATCAATCGATTTTTAGAAAAACCTTCTACTAGCGAAATTTTTTCCGATACCGTCAATACAGGTACTTACATTCTCGAACCAGAAGTTTTGGAGTATCTACCAGACAACACAGAAACTGACTTTTCCAAAGATTTATTCCCCTTATTGCTGGCAAAAAATGAGCCAATGTATGGTTACATTGCTCAAGGTTATTGGTGCGATGTCGGTCATTTGGATGCCTATCGGGAAGCGCAGTATGATGCTTTATATGGCAAGGTAAAACTCGACTTTGCTTATACAGAAATTTCTCCTGGTATATGGAAAGGTCAAAACACTTATATTGACCACACAGCTATTATTGAAAGCCCAGCTATTATTGGTGACAATTGTCGAATTGGGGCCAGGGTACAAATTGAAGCTGGAACTGTAATTGGGGATAATGTGACTATTGGTGCTGATGCCAATTTGAAGCGCCCAATTGTTTGGAATGGGGCAATTATTGGCGAGGAAGCACAACTTTCTGCTTGTGTAATTTCCCGTGGCACCCGTGTCGATCGCCGCGCTAATGTATTAGAAGCATCTGTGGTAGGTTCGCTTTCTACAGTAGGAGAAGAAGCCCAAATAAGCCCTGGGGTAAGAGTTTGGCCTAGTAAAAAGATTGAATCTGGTGCAGTTTTAAACATCAATTTGATTTGGGGAAATACCGCCCAGAGGAATTTATTCGGGCAACGTGGCGTCCAAGGGTTAGCTAATATTGATATCACTCCTGAATTTGCGGTGAAATTGGGAGCTGCTTACGGTTCGACCTTAAAACCAGGCTCTAAAGTAACGGTTTCTCGCGATCAACGCAATGTATCGCGGATGGTGACGCGATCGCTCATTGCTGGTTTAATGTCAGTCGGAGTGGATATTCAAAACCTCGATGCGACAGCTGTGCCCATAGCGCGCACAGTCATACCCACAATGTCGGTAGCTGGCGGTATTCACGTGCGCGTACACCCGGATCGCCCTGACTATATCCTGATTGAATTCATGGATAATAAGGGCATTAATATCTCCAAAGCCCAAGAAAAGAAAATTGAGGGGGCTTACTTTAAGGAAGATATGCGGCGGGCGCAAATTCATGAAATTGGTGATGTTGCCTATCCCAGCCAAGTGAATGACCGTTACTGCACGGCCTTTGAGAAACTCCTCCATGTTTCGACTCTGCGCAACAGTCGGGCAAAAGTAGTAATTGACTATGTTTATTCTGTAACTGGGGCAGTGCTACCCCAAATGTTAGATAAATTTGGTGCAGATGCCGTAGTTTTAAACGCTAGCCTCAATAAACACGCTGTATCAACAACCGAACGGGAAGGATTGTTAACTCAGCTAGGTCATGTAGTTGAGGCGTTGAAGGCTAACTTTGGCGTCCAAGTATCGGCGAACGGCGAACAACTGATTTTAGTCGATGAATCTGGAATACCAATTCGTGGGGAAATGTTGACAGCCCTGATGGTAGACATGATTTTAACCTCTAACCCCAGAGGAACGGTAGTCGTACCAGTTCATGCTTCTAGTGCTGTGGAACAAGTCGCCCGTCGCCACGATGGTAAAGTCATCCGCACCAAAGCTAACCCAACAGCTTTAATGGAGGCTTCGCAGAAATATCCCAATGTGGTGTTGGCTGGTAGTGGTGATACAGGTTTTATCTTCCCGCATTTGCATCCAGGCTTTGATGCTATGTTCTGTATTGCCAAGCTAATTGAGATGCTAACGATCCAAGAGCGATCGCTAGCTACTGTCCGCGCAGAATTACCTCGTGTAATTCATAGATCGCATACAGTTCGCTGTCCTTGGAGTGCTAAAGGCGCACTGATGCGTTATTTGGTCGAAACTCACCCCGCCCAAAATTTAGAATTAATTGATGGGGTAAAAATTGGTCAATCTCACGATGACAGTTGGCTGTTAGTTTTGCCTGATGCCAGCGAACCCGTAGTACACTTATTCGCCAACAGCAATGAGCGCGATTGGGTAGATGAAACCTTAAGAAACTACCGCAGCCGCGTGCAAATTTTTGTCGAAAGGCAACAAGAACAACATCCCGCAGAAGTCCAATAA
- a CDS encoding proton-translocating NADH-quinone oxidoreductase, chain M, translating to MNAIEIPWLTAIILLPLMASLAIPLIPDKEGKTVRWYGLGVALADFALMIYAFWHNYDFQNSSFQLVEKYSWVPQLGLNWSVAVDGLSMPLVLLTGLINTLAIFAAWKVTNKPRLFYGLMLVMYSAQLGVFVAQDLLLFFLMWEIELVPVYLLISIWGGQNRRYAATKFILYTAAASIFILVAGFAMAFSGDTVSFDMATLGMKNYSQAFELLVYAGFLIAFGVKLPIFPLHTWLPDAHGEASAPGSMILAGVLLKMGGYALIRFNIEMLPNAHVTFAPVLAILGVVNIVYGACCAFAQTNLKRRLAYSSIAHMGFVLIGIASYTEIGISGAVLQMVSHGLIAASLFFLSGVTYERTHTLMMDKMGGMGKVMPRTFALFTVGSMASLALPGMSGFVGELMVFLGISSSDVYSSSFKVVVVLLSAVGVILTPIYLLSMLRQVFYGKQSEELHLDKFIPDVKPRELFITACLLVPIIGIGFYPKLITQTYDVKAVELAAHAREVLPVVAHQQPSSLYSRLFKAPTLAASQVDSLVNIAE from the coding sequence ATGAACGCTATTGAAATTCCTTGGCTAACAGCCATAATTCTCTTGCCGCTGATGGCATCCCTGGCCATCCCGCTGATTCCCGATAAAGAAGGAAAAACCGTTCGCTGGTATGGTTTAGGGGTAGCACTAGCAGACTTTGCACTTATGATTTATGCCTTTTGGCATAACTACGACTTCCAAAATTCAAGCTTCCAACTAGTAGAAAAATATTCTTGGGTTCCACAGTTAGGTTTGAATTGGTCTGTAGCAGTTGATGGTTTATCAATGCCTTTAGTGTTACTGACCGGCTTAATTAACACCCTAGCAATATTCGCGGCTTGGAAAGTTACCAACAAGCCGCGTTTATTTTATGGATTGATGCTGGTAATGTACAGCGCCCAGCTTGGCGTGTTTGTTGCCCAAGATTTACTATTGTTCTTCTTAATGTGGGAAATCGAGTTAGTACCTGTGTACTTGCTGATTTCCATATGGGGCGGACAAAACCGCCGCTATGCTGCAACTAAGTTTATTCTCTATACTGCTGCCGCATCAATATTTATTCTGGTAGCTGGTTTTGCAATGGCATTCTCTGGAGATACCGTCAGCTTTGATATGGCGACTCTAGGAATGAAGAATTATTCCCAAGCATTTGAATTATTAGTTTACGCAGGATTCTTAATTGCCTTCGGCGTGAAACTGCCAATCTTCCCTTTACATACTTGGCTACCTGATGCCCACGGTGAAGCATCTGCACCTGGTTCGATGATTTTGGCTGGTGTGTTGCTGAAGATGGGTGGCTATGCACTAATCCGTTTCAACATTGAAATGTTACCTAATGCCCATGTTACCTTTGCCCCAGTGCTGGCAATCTTGGGTGTTGTAAACATTGTCTACGGTGCTTGTTGTGCCTTTGCTCAAACTAACCTCAAACGTCGCTTGGCTTACTCTTCAATTGCCCACATGGGGTTTGTGTTAATTGGGATTGCTTCCTACACAGAAATTGGGATCAGCGGCGCTGTTCTCCAAATGGTTTCTCACGGTTTAATTGCTGCTAGCTTGTTCTTCTTGTCTGGTGTGACTTACGAACGTACTCACACTCTGATGATGGATAAAATGGGCGGTATGGGTAAAGTAATGCCCCGCACATTTGCTCTATTTACAGTCGGTTCAATGGCTTCTCTAGCTTTACCTGGAATGAGTGGCTTTGTTGGTGAATTGATGGTGTTCCTGGGTATTTCTAGCAGTGATGTTTATAGTTCTAGCTTCAAGGTTGTAGTTGTACTGCTGTCAGCAGTGGGCGTAATTTTGACTCCGATTTACTTACTGTCGATGTTGCGTCAAGTCTTCTACGGTAAGCAAAGCGAAGAGTTACATCTCGATAAATTTATCCCTGATGTTAAACCCCGCGAACTGTTTATTACTGCTTGTCTTTTAGTTCCCATCATCGGTATCGGTTTCTATCCCAAGTTAATCACCCAAACTTATGATGTGAAAGCAGTAGAATTAGCTGCTCATGCACGTGAAGTTCTACCAGTTGTTGCTCACCAGCAACCATCAAGTCTCTACTCCCGTCTGTTTAAAGCTCCAACATTAGCTGCTTCTCAAGTTGATAGTTTGGTTAACATTGCTGAGTAA
- a CDS encoding homoserine kinase: protein MSVVSGVTVTVPATTANLGPGFDCIGAALTLYNVFKFTRLDEGGLIIHVTGDEAEGVQTDESNLIYQAFVRFYQYIEQIPPSVKIEIQLGVPLARGLGSSATAIVGGLVAANQLAGEPLSQLQVMELAIAMEGHPDNVVPALLGGCRLAASSGALWEICDIPWQENVVPVVAIPNFELSTSEARRVLPTEVSRADAIFNTAHLGLLLRGLATGKGEWLKTALQDKLHQPYRKALIPGYDAVNMAAVAAGAYGMVISGAGPTLLALADVEHSQPVEAAMRTAWQEEGITAVVRSLSLDNQGARSTKQG from the coding sequence ATGTCTGTTGTTTCTGGTGTAACTGTTACTGTTCCCGCCACTACTGCTAATTTGGGGCCTGGTTTTGACTGCATCGGTGCAGCTTTAACGCTGTACAACGTATTTAAGTTCACTCGCCTGGATGAAGGCGGGTTAATTATTCATGTCACGGGTGATGAAGCTGAAGGAGTACAAACGGATGAGAGTAATCTGATCTATCAGGCGTTTGTGAGGTTCTATCAATATATAGAGCAGATACCACCAAGCGTAAAAATTGAGATTCAGCTAGGTGTACCATTAGCGCGAGGTTTGGGGAGTTCGGCTACAGCAATAGTTGGTGGATTGGTTGCGGCTAATCAGCTGGCTGGCGAACCTCTCTCGCAGTTGCAGGTGATGGAATTAGCGATCGCAATGGAAGGACATCCTGATAATGTCGTTCCCGCTTTATTAGGCGGATGTCGTCTAGCTGCTAGCAGCGGCGCGCTTTGGGAAATTTGCGATATACCTTGGCAGGAAAATGTTGTCCCAGTAGTAGCGATTCCTAATTTTGAACTTTCCACTTCCGAGGCGCGACGAGTTCTTCCCACTGAGGTAAGTCGTGCTGATGCAATTTTCAATACGGCTCATTTGGGTTTGTTGTTGCGGGGTTTGGCAACTGGTAAGGGAGAATGGTTAAAGACAGCTTTACAAGATAAGTTACATCAGCCCTATCGCAAAGCTTTAATTCCTGGTTATGATGCCGTGAATATGGCGGCTGTGGCGGCTGGTGCTTATGGCATGGTAATTAGTGGCGCAGGGCCAACACTCTTGGCTTTAGCGGATGTAGAACATTCCCAACCTGTAGAAGCGGCAATGCGAACTGCTTGGCAAGAAGAAGGAATTACAGCTGTTGTGCGATCGCTTTCTCTGGATAACCAAGGCGCAAGAAGCACCAAACAAGGATAA